From Symphalangus syndactylus isolate Jambi chromosome 5, NHGRI_mSymSyn1-v2.1_pri, whole genome shotgun sequence:
GGACCAGAGAGATCGCCAGTTCTGTGTGGGATGGGAATGAACGCGGGCAAGTCTCTACAGAAGAGGGTAAAGTGGAGCTGAGAAGAAGCAGGGAATCTTGCACCAGCCTGTCCAACAGCTGCTGTGCCCCTCCCTGCCCCAAGCCCCAGAGGGATAAGGCTGTCTGTTGACTCCCGGAAGTGCAGAAGGGTAGGGCAAGAGGTGCCCAGCAAGCCTTTGGAGAAGCACAAGGCCCTGACCTTCACTGACTCTCCACATCTCTCCTGCATGCCCTGGGCACAGGGCTTGGTTCCCTCTGGGCAGGCCATCCAGACTAAGTGACAGCCACGTTGAGACGCAGAGGCTGAAGACATTCATTCTTCATGGATCAGCCCGGATGTCTGGACAGATCTCATGAATAGATGGTGTAAGAGGAAGTGTGGAATGGGAGGCTGTGATCACTGGCTTGGAGAGCACAGCGTGATCAGGTGCTAAAGCTTAGGCTTCCCTTCTGGCCTTCGACATGGCCAAGGGGAAGTGCTCCTATGATTACACTATTCTCCAAAAAATCCAATAATTCTGAGAGTGTCTCCCACTAATACCTGTGTGACCCACACACTCACCCACCCGGTGTCTTTCAGCCTGTAACCTTTGGATGGAGCACTGGACTCTGTGACCCTCAAGGTCCCTTCTAAACTGAATATGCTCTGACCCAGGTGTGCTGTTCTTTCCTTACAATAATGGGAGCAACGAGGCACTGAGATGCCTGAGGCTTCTAGGGTCCCCTCACCACACCCCTGTCTCCTGCCCTAGGGTTCTGGGCTAGGTGCTGGAGGGAGCCCTCCCTTGTTACCAGCCAGATCTCCAAAAGCCACTGCTCCATGAAGACCTCTCCAGAGATGGAGGGCAGGGTGTGCCCTGCACACATCCTCCCCCTTGGCCTCTGGCCCCTCTGCCTCCCATCAGGCTTGTCCTCCCCAGGGAAGCAGACTCTTTGAGGTGATTCCAACAGACTGCAACGCACAGTCCAGCTCCAGCCATTACTTGCTCCACATCTCagcccagtttcttcatctggaaaatgggggtgAATATGACTTCTTTGGTTGCAGAAGAGTGTGGTGGGTCAGAGCGTGGGCTTGGAGGCAGACTGCATGCCGCTCACCAGCAGTGTGTATCATGCATTTTAAAACTTCGCATTTTTCTTCTGCCTCCACATTCCTACATGTGGTCTGTGCACCTGGCGTGACCAGGTGCACCGGTGTGATAGGGCTGGCTCTGCTACAAGTTCCCCTTGCTACCCTCCCCTGACTGTGACCTAGTGACATTCAAATGCACCAACGGAATCCTCTCCTGCCTTTTCTTATGGCTCTACCCTGACCCCCAATGAAAGGGTGTCAGCCACTGTCTGTTCCCCGCCTGCTTGGGGGAGCCCTAGTCTTTGGCTCTCTGCCCGTGTGATCCCCCCTCCTGGTGAAGTGTACAGTGAATCTGTCTAGGAGAGGGTGTctgatcttttggcttccctgggccacacataaaacacaGTAACgacagctgatgagcttaaaaaaaaaaaatcacacaaaaaaatctcataatgttttgagaaagtttacggatttgtgttgggccgcattcaaagctgtcctgggctgcacgCGGCCCGTGGGCtacgggttggacaagcttggtctagGACCTGTGAGTCTGGTAAACTCTGTTGTCCTGTGCCTCTCCTGTGACCCCTCTTGTGGCCACACCTGACTGACCATCACCTAAAAGAACACAACTGCCAGGTGACTCTGGGCAAATTGCTTCACCTGCCTCTGCTCTCAGTTTCTTCCTCGTCCATACACAGAGTAAGAGTTGCTGCTTTTTGGGGCAGGGTGAGGACTGAGTGAGTTGATGCGCGTGAGTGTTGACCGCAGCGCTTGCTTGGCACAGAGTTCAGATTACCGGGACTTTGCAGGCTGCTGTAGTGAGGATGGAGGGAGGTGGCTCTAGTGAACAGTGGCCATTTGTGTTCTAATTGGGCTCTGGGAGGAATGCAGGGCCTGCTTCCCAGTGTTGCAGGGGACCACTGGCCTTTAGTGGCTCCACAGAAGCAGGACAGATGGCTCTGGGTCAGAGGAAGGCGCTCCACCGGTGGGGGCTTCTGCATTCCTTCTTGGGCTGTCCAGAGGTGAGTCCTGTCCTCTCTAAACAAGATGACCTGacggaaggaaggaggcaggtgAGAGCAAGTGGCTCAGCAGCCTGCTCACGGGCAGACCTCCAGGGGTGAGGGCCAGAGGCTTAGCCTGAAGCCTGAGGCTAGGCTGAAGGCCCTGCTTGCTAACGGGTGCAGAGCTGGACAGGACACAAACAGGCTTGCCGACACTGCAGAGGAGAGGGGTTCTCTCTCTGGGGCCAACTGCACTGATCCCCGTAAGCCTCATGGCTGGTCAGTGCCACACAAAAGGAACACCCCCAGGCCACGccatttttattggttttattgGTTTTATTCAGTCATGTCACGTGCCTTCATCCAGCTATGTTGGTCAGACCTGGGATGTGCTACGTGGCTCCCAAGGACCTCAGTTGACCGACCTGCATCGCCCTGCTGGAAATCCTCATGGTAGGCCCCAtgtgggggtgggtggtggcGTGGTTGGCTCTCAGCACACCTGTCCCACCTGGTGGAAGAGAGCTCAAAATGCAAACTCTGGGGGCCTTCACTTTAGGAGACGTAGGAGATAACTGGCCAATTTTAACACATGAGCCTAATTTAGATTCCAACTCAAATgtaaacacaacaacaacagttTATGGTTTAGTTGGGAAGATGTGAAACTGCCTGGTTATTTCATGATATTAAGGAATGACTGTTAATTGTTTCAAAGTGTGATAATGGTAATGTTATCATGTTTTCTAGAAGAGGGTCCTTAAGTTTTAGAGATACACACTGAAACACTAACAGATGACATGCTGTCTGGGACTGTTTCAGAATCACCCTGGGGTTAGGAAGTGGGCAGGATGCAGGTGAGAGAGTGGACGGAACCAAGATCGGCTATGAGATGGTAACTGTTGAACTCTGggtgaagggaagatggagcttcatgaaaaacactatttttgcATATCTTTGAAAATTGCCATAAAAAAAcctagaaagaggaagaggaggaggaagaggagggaggagggagggggagagggagaggagaagaggaagtagGAGGAGAAAGAATAAGAAGGGAAAGGGataaggaggaggggaagggtaGAGAataggggaaggagaaggagaggagcaggaagcataggagaagaagaaatagagggaggaggaggcagaaggggagtgggagaaagagacagaggtggAGATGCGGAGAAGGAGCTGCCACTGCAGCTACTGAGACGCCTGCTTGCTTGGTCCTAAGAACCTGGAGACTGTGGCAAACACCAGACCCAGGAGCGGCCACCCCCTCTCTGGCTCTCCCACAGCCTCAGCCCCTCCCACTCCAGGGCTGGGGCCCCTCTCACTTGCTGGAAACCTGACTGGGTGGTGCAGGGCTCCCCCTCCCTGCAGAGCACAGGGCGGGCACTGACCGTGGAGAGGCAGCCCTTCTGCTCCCGGAGGATGGCACCGAAGCCCAGGAAGCCGGTCACCATGACAAGTACGCCCGCGAAGATGAGGATGTAGGCGGAGGCGGCAAAGGTGCTGGAGGCCAGGACGCTGAGGTAGCCACTCTTCTCCACCAGGGTCCAGATGCCCACAGCCAGGACGGCTGCTCCCCCGACCTGCAGGAGACCACCGGGTTAGAGCAGGGGGTGGCGGGGGCCTCGGCAGCTGCCGTCCATTCAGTGCCCACAGGTTGCCAGGCACTTATCTTGCACTGGCTCATTCAGTCCTCCAAAGGAGGCGAGAATGGTGTGGTTAcccgattttacagatgaggaaatcgagGCTGAGAGAGGTTAGACTTGTCCAAGGTAAGCAACCTGCAGAGCCAGGTTTTGAATCCAGGTCCGACTGTGAATTCGGTGCTTTTTACCATGGTGGCCTATTGCGTATGAGGCCGGGGGAGAGGACTGCAGTTTCAGGGATGACCAGTGTATCTGAGTCCCTTTGCTTCCCCAACTTTTCACCTCCCCAACTCCTGCCACCCCTGGCTCCTCTGCCTTCAGAGCACTTCTTCCCCCTGTCCACACTTCCCTCGTGGGGCTCGTTTGAGCACCGCCCCTTGTTTAATCCTTATGTTTGCCCATTGGGGAAGCACAGCTGGGCTTTTTATCCCTACTCAACGAGGAAGCAACTGAGACCCACGGAGGAAAGGGAAATTGCCTGAGGTCCTGCCTCTAGTTGGGGGCAGGGTTGGGGCAGAGACAGGAGGAGAACTCAGAGCCCAGGGCCTGCCCGCCCAGTCACGCTGCCTCCACGATTGAAGAGTCAGGGTGCTTGACAGGCTGGAGCCGCCTGGGACTGCAGGAGGAGAAACTTTTTTGCTAATTGTCTGATTCCCCTTTGGTCCTGAGAAGAGGGGAAGGATAGGACCCTCCTGATTTGCAGATGGGGGGATGCCTCCTTAGAAACTGGAGTACTTGGGAAATATAGCAGGGATGGCTTGGCTTGGCTGGTTCTATTTGCAATGAAGCCAAGTAACTCTTTCTGTGACTGTTGGACCCAGAAGGGcataatgtgtgtgtatgcacacacacacagcattttcAGGGTGCCAGATGGGGAGTATGAGGGTGTTTGCCCAGGATTTGGGGACAGGACTCCTGGGACCTCTGACCGTCTCTGCCATCTGCTCCTGGGAAGGTGGACTTCTGCCCGTTAGTCTCCCTGCCCCCATTTAAGGATGGGTCTCTTTCCTCTAATGGGTATGAGACGCTTCCTCAAGGGGTCCTGGGCGTGGTCAAAGCTAGAGAAGTGCCCTGGGCTCTGTCCATGCCCCCTGAGCCTTGTCACTGAAAGAAGCTCCCCATCTGCCCCAGGAAGACTCCATATAACCTACCCTGTCATTTCCCAGTTCTCTGTTCTGGGCAGTCACAGACATCCGTTGAGCAAACGAACATGTATTTACCATTTTCCCTTCTGAGCTTTGCAACAGCTCCGTGAGCATGGGGCAGGGTGGCAGGGCACATATTctgcattttgcagatgagggaaTTGAGGCTTGAAGAGAATAAGAATGTGCCCAAGATGACACCATTGAGAGTTTTAGAATTGAGATTCAAACCCAAATCTCCTGAGAGTAAATCCAGGACTCTGTCCCCAGATCCCACAGACTGGGCTGGGCCTGCTCCTCTACTCTGCGTTTTTAATAGATACTACTTCTTCAAAGTGCCATTTTATCTCCATTGGCACCTCCACCAGGTGGAAGAGCCAGGTGGAAGGATACCATCTGGGCTACAGCAAACAGAATGGGAGTGGCTATCATGCAGATTTCTTCAATTCCATGATGCACACATTTTTCtctcacattttaacatctctaaaaTTGGGATGTATCTTATGACTGATggtattttataattatacttgGCAGTAGTTTTTCTTAGTGGTACAAAAAACAACAGTGTATCTTACCACTAATGATATcttagattcaatgaaatcctagaataggttttaaaattatctgtGGGTATAGGTTATCTGTGGCTCACACAACCTCCACGACCAGTGAGGGATTTCCTGAGTTTAGGTCAACAAAATTGGGTAAAGTGAGGGTTTGCAACAAATATCCTGCACGGAATTCTTTTTGCCCCCTTCAGCATGCCTGGAAGCCTTGGGTGAGGGTCCCAACTTTGCAGAACTAGCGGTGTGACCTAAACATAGtcccttaacctctctggacctcagcttcttcatctcttAAATAAGGGAGTTGTATTAAGCCAGTGGTTCCCAACCTGTAACTACCGGGAACCCCTTTGATTACTTTTCCCCAGGAAAGTTTTGAGGGCCTCCACCCCCTCCCAGTCCTTGGGTTTCGCTGTAAGGAGTGAGAGGGTTTCATTCCTTTGGAAGTCTGGACAGGAAAATTAACACTGCTCACTGTTGGATGGGTCACCAGAGGGGGTCACGGGAGGGCAGGAGGCAGCAGCCTGGGTTCTAGTTCTGACTGTGCCCCTCACTAACCACCTGATTGTGGGACAGACACGCAGcccctctaagcctcagtttcttcatctgtaaactgggggcACTGGATGGGAACATATCTGAGGTCCCTTCCATATGGTTAAACCGTCCCTGCTGGTAGCAGAGGTCAAGCTTCTGTCAAAGAACCTCTGGCAAGATGGTTCTGAatcagtggctcatggctgtcaCTCAAGCCGCCTGGAAACTGCCTAAGTCAGCAGAAAGCAGCAgaagaggcaggaagaaggacttgatggggtggggagagatcTGACCCCAGTGAACTATTCAACAACCATTGGCATACAGTTGATTCAACAGTatttggctctttacagaaaCTGGTGTGGTTTTCCATGAGGGTAAtaactacatttttcttttttctttttctcgctctgtcgcccagtctggagtagagtggtgcgatcttggctcactgcaacctccacctcccaggttcaagcaattctcccacctcagccttctgagtagctgggattacaggcatgcaccaccatgccttgctaatttttgtatccttagtagaaacggggtttcaccaagttggtcaggctggtcttgaactcttgacctcaggtgatccacctgcctcggcctcccaaagtactgggattccaggcgtgagccagtgcacctgggcAATAACTACATTTTTCAAGGCCATAGCCTGTGGCCGACTAGCCAGCAAGCCCTGCAGAGGGCGAAGCCAGGCGACAAGGTGTAAGCCAGCCAGGAGGGGCGGAGCAGGTCACCCCTCCTGTGTAATTTTAGGAACTTTCTATTCATAGGAAAGAAACATGATGGGGTGAAGCATTAACCTGAGTGGCTGCACATGCCTGAGGGGCTGAGAGAAATAAGGCAGCAGACCTGGAGGAAAGCAGGCAGAGGGTATAAAAGTAATCGCAGGCGTTTTTCTTTGTCTCGCTACCTTAGGGCTTCTGCaatgagggaaggaaagggatggGGAAGGAGCCAGGACCACTTGATTCCTAATAAGGAAGGATCCTCTGCGGAGGGGAGTTCTCCACCCCCAGTGAGGAGGAGCCCATGGCTCAGGACGTGGGAAATGCACAGGGTGACAGGAAGCGTACAGGGTGATAGTAGATTTTGTGTGTACTGGCCACCTGCTACATGCCAAGCCCCACACTGGACTGAAAAGCCTCTGGGTTGGACAGGAGCTCACCCATGGGAACCACACTCATCATCTGTGCTCCTCCTCCCTGCACAGTCTCATACCTGGCGccatcacccacccacccacccacagacACCGCAGGGTCACTACAGGCTCCTTCTTCTCTCAGCGACAACCATGTGCCAATTCCCCTCTGCCCTCAAACCTGTCTCCATCTCCCCACCACACTGCCTGGGTTCCCCACCACAGTTGGCTCCTGGCTCCTGTTCCGCCCACAGGCTGATCCCCCAAGGCACCCCCGGCTGAGAAGTCCCACCAGCTCCCACGCCCAGGGCACCAAGCCCAAAAACTCTTTCGCGTGGCCTCGGTGCCCTTACTGTCTGGCCTTAACCTGACTTTTTGGCATCATCTTCTGGTACTTTCTTTATCCCacacctgggttttttttttttttttttgagacggagtctcactcgtcgcccaggctagagtgcagtggagcgatctcggctcactgcaacctccgcctcccaggttcaagcgattctcctgcctcagcctcctgagtagctgggattacaggcatgcgccaccacgcccggctaatttttgcatttttttcctggaTTTTAATCACTTTGAACTAAGTAGTTGCTTTTTCTTGAAAACAGTGTGGTTACCTAGTAACTCAGGCACTATTAGCAGAGTGGTAAACAGGGTGAACTCCGGGGCGCGGTGCAGTGTCCAAGTCCAAGCCCCTCTGTTTACTGGCTGTGTGGATTTGGATAAGCAACGCAGCCTCTGTGGGCCTCGGGGAGGCTCTCTCTTTTTCCTGCCCACCTTTCACGCATTGTTCTGTCTGCCCTTTCTCTTCCGTTGAACTCCTACACACCCTCTAAGGCCCATTTTGAGATTTTGAGTGTGGCACCTGCTCTGACTGTCCTGGGCAGGTGAGTTCATCCCTCTCCTGCATGCCTGTGGTGCTGCTCACCTCACAGCAGCCCTCGGCACTTGGGGCAGGGGGAAGTCCCCTCAGGCCCCTCAGAACGTGGCCCAGCACATGGCCTGGCACCCGGGAGGGGCTCCAGTGAGTGTGGGACTCAGTGGATGAGGCTCTGTAGAGGGCTGTGGAAATGCCATCTGCTCCCCTACCTGCCTCTGTCTGCTGAGCTACTGGGGCAACAGCTAGTGTTTCTCTTTCCTGCTTTAtggctgttttgatttttaaaggggCAGTCCACAAAGTCCCAGCAGTCCCAGAGAGGAATAGGCTTTTTCTCTGGGTCATTAA
This genomic window contains:
- the TSPAN11 gene encoding tetraspanin-11 isoform X3, coding for MARYKTEQDDWLIIYLKYLLFVFNFFFWVGGAAVLAVGIWTLVEKSGYLSVLASSTFAASAYILIFAGVLVMVTGFLGFGAILREQKGCLSTVILFREDRTHLWTAQEGMQKPPPVERLPLTQSHLSCFCGATKGQWSPATLGSRPCIPPRAQLEHKWPLFTRATSLHPHYSSLQSPGNLNSVPSKRCGQHSRASTHSVLTLPQKAATLTLCMDEEETESRGR